The stretch of DNA caaaaaatgacaaaCAAACTCAATTCGAATGGAAAATGTCGCCTTTCTATCAGTACTCCTTAGTGCCTGATAATGCAGACGATACTTTACAATTTGGCGATTTTCTAGCCAAAATTCTCAATATTTCGATAACCGTTCCTCAAGATTTCAATGTTCAAGaatttgtttattattttgttgCATGTATGgttattttcatctttatcaAGAAGGTGATTTTACCTAAAATAACTAATAGatggaaatttttcttcatgaTATTATCTTTTGGTATACTTTTATCAAGCATTAGTGGTTACAAATTTGTAGAAATGAATAGAATTCCTCTCATCGCACGTGATGCAAAAAATCGTATAATGTACTTTAGTGGTGGTTCAGGATGGCAATTCGGTGTCGAAATCTTTTCAGTATCAGCCATGTATATCGTGATGTCTGCGTTATCTGTGCTTTTAGTTTGTCTGCCCAAGATTTCCTGGATGAGTGAAATGGCGAAGGGACTACTAGCATCATTTTTGGCatgtgttttattttatttcttttcttacttCATTAGTTGTTATTTGATCAAGAATCCAGGGTACCCAAttgttttttgatttttaaaaaatgttcttttcaatgaCATTGTAACGAGTTGACGtacatttcttttcattggGAAGTTGCAAATAAGCAATTGAGAGTTGCATCGAGTCAATAATACTCTTTCCTTTGCTGGGTTTCTtatgctttcttttctgtaAATATCAACACTGTAAAAGAATAAGTAAGATTCTCATGTCACGCAGGGACGAGATTAATATTAGAGAAGTTATATTATACATTCTATAtagataaagaaaattcttctAAAGCTTAGAAAGTTGCATGCTAatagttttattttattctttcaagttctgctattctatttttttcttattttccaggtgaaataaaagacagacgttttttttttgcagaTCAGTTGTCTGCTACTGGTGGTTCAACCGATTCATAATGGCTTGCCGttattgaattttcaaaatgatcCTCCTCAGAGTTTTtattaatgatgaaaaatgaGCCTAAAATGAGGGTAGCACCAAATAAATAGAGCACGGACATGGTTTTGTGCTTGAATATTACATCTCCAAACATTGCTAGTGGAATCGTTATGCTCAATCCTACGGTGACAGTCAAAGGACTTGTTAATAACATAGCTTTTGCCCAACAGAAGTCGCTAATAAATGTGATGAGACAGTTGACaaggatgatgatgataacttTAGGATCCTTGGGCAGAGCAAACGGTTCCCAGCCAAAAAAGTCTAACACTATCAGCGATGGCCATAGGAAGAGCAAATTAAAGAGACCAACAAAGccaaaaaatatcttcataTTGACACGAGTCTCATCTCCGActtctcttttcaacaaCGTACTGTATACACCATACAATACGGCCCCTGCAAGCGCCAACAAGTTGCCCATAAGAGCCCGCATAGTGTCGTTATCGTCGCCGCTGACGTCTACGATGTGACGTTGATAATGCTGATCAGAGTCTGATTTGGTGACCATAATTATGCCAACAAATGAAATGAAAGACCCCAGTATTTTCGACTTGTTTAACGATTCAACATGACAGATAGCACCTATAAACAGAgtgaaaaaggaagaagtaGTAGAAAGAATTGTCTGCGATGCCACTGATGTAAATGCTAACGAGGCATTGGTCACAAGGTTCGCTGTAAACCAAAGTATGCAGAACTCTGCACT from Saccharomyces mikatae IFO 1815 strain IFO1815 genome assembly, chromosome: 13 encodes:
- the OST6 gene encoding dolichyl-diphosphooligosaccharide--protein glycotransferase (similar to Saccharomyces cerevisiae OST6 (YML019W); ancestral locus Anc_5.552) codes for the protein MKWCITYVILYIVLIFQKFQGSIATVSYNIDDILQLQDETGIITVTAENYPLLSHGVPDYFNILYITMRGTNSKGMDCQLCHDFEKTYHTVANVIRSQSPQSLSLFFTVDVNEVPQLVKDLKLQNVPHLVVYPPAKNDKQTQFEWKMSPFYQYSLVPDNADDTLQFGDFLAKILNISITVPQDFNVQEFVYYFVACMVIFIFIKKVILPKITNRWKFFFMILSFGILLSSISGYKFVEMNRIPLIARDAKNRIMYFSGGSGWQFGVEIFSVSAMYIVMSALSVLLVCLPKISWMSEMAKGLLASFLACVLFYFFSYFISCYLIKNPGYPIVF
- the SMKI13G1100 gene encoding uncharacterized protein (similar to Saccharomyces cerevisiae THI74 (YDR438W) and YML018C; ancestral locus Anc_5.551), giving the protein MVSKDQTSFNKRWTLGLLMLGLVIILWVLSSFLINLIFEDDSYKKPFFITYINTAAFIFYLFPTAKAVMVNYKDTGCANVHRELIMEEEGTGSDGNDSVDISSPLLTNLEAGTQASYKKRLTLYETIKLSAEFCILWFTANLVTNASLAFTSVASQTILSTTSSFFTLFIGAICHVESLNKSKILGSFISFVGIIMVTKSDSDQHYQRHIVDVSGDDNDTMRALMGNLLALAGAVLYGVYSTLLKREVGDETRVNMKIFFGFVGLFNLLFLWPSLIVLDFFGWEPFALPKDPKVIIIILVNCLITFISDFCWAKAMLLTSPLTVTVGLSITIPLAMFGDVIFKHKTMSVLYLFGATLILGSFFIINKNSEEDHFENSITASHYESVEPPVADN